The Blastomonas fulva genome contains a region encoding:
- a CDS encoding DUF1289 domain-containing protein — protein MKSPCNLTCRIEPDSGYCAGCGRDIAEIVEWPSAPDDRKQQILSVLPQRLAAMTDAHPAPVGPPSIPAART, from the coding sequence GTGAAGTCACCCTGTAACCTGACCTGCCGGATTGAACCCGATAGCGGCTATTGCGCGGGCTGCGGCCGCGACATCGCGGAAATCGTCGAATGGCCGAGCGCGCCTGATGACCGCAAGCAGCAGATCCTCTCGGTGCTGCCGCAGCGGCTGGCGGCGATGACCGACGCGCACCCCGCGCCGGTTGGACCACCCTCTATTCCAGCAGCTCGAACGTAA
- a CDS encoding saccharopine dehydrogenase family protein gives MTDANFDIIVYGATSFVGQIITRYMHGQFADGSIRWAFAGRSLAKLQSVSDAVGLSGVEMIVADAADEAALRQMCARTSVVMSTVGPYALYGSLLVQVCATSGTHYCDLTGEPQWIRKMQARHEADAKASGARIVHCCGFDSIPSDLGVHFLQRHALQRFGQPCEKIAMRVVSMKGGASGGTIASMINMVKEAVGDADLRRELKDPYSLCPPGHGFSAPQREVKIAHDDASAGWIAPFIMEAINARVVHRSNALIGNSYGTGFRYEEAVVTGAGARGKTTARATSWGLNALILGLAVPPVRWLLETAVLPKPGEGPSEKAQLEGGFDIVFRGTTAKGETIACRVTGDRDPGYGSTAKMLSQAAACLARDVADDVPGGFWTPATLLGDRLIERLQADAGLTFELLE, from the coding sequence ATGACCGACGCGAATTTCGACATCATCGTTTATGGGGCGACCAGTTTCGTCGGCCAGATTATCACGCGGTACATGCACGGGCAGTTTGCGGACGGGTCGATCAGATGGGCGTTTGCCGGGCGCTCGCTGGCCAAGCTGCAGAGCGTCAGCGATGCGGTCGGGCTGTCGGGGGTCGAGATGATCGTTGCCGATGCCGCCGACGAGGCCGCGTTGCGGCAGATGTGCGCGCGGACCAGCGTGGTGATGTCCACTGTCGGCCCCTATGCGCTGTACGGCAGCCTGCTGGTGCAGGTCTGCGCCACGAGCGGCACGCATTATTGCGACCTGACCGGCGAGCCGCAATGGATCCGCAAGATGCAGGCACGGCATGAAGCCGACGCCAAGGCAAGTGGCGCTCGGATCGTGCACTGCTGCGGGTTCGATTCGATCCCGTCGGATCTGGGCGTGCATTTTCTCCAGCGGCACGCGCTGCAGCGCTTCGGCCAGCCGTGCGAGAAGATCGCGATGCGGGTGGTCAGCATGAAGGGCGGCGCATCGGGCGGGACCATCGCGAGCATGATCAACATGGTCAAGGAAGCGGTGGGCGATGCCGATCTGCGGCGCGAGCTGAAGGACCCCTACAGCCTTTGCCCGCCGGGGCATGGGTTCTCGGCCCCGCAGCGCGAGGTGAAGATCGCCCATGACGATGCCTCGGCGGGCTGGATCGCGCCGTTCATCATGGAGGCGATCAACGCCCGGGTGGTGCATCGGTCGAATGCGCTGATCGGCAACAGCTATGGCACCGGCTTTCGCTACGAAGAGGCGGTGGTGACCGGGGCCGGCGCGCGCGGCAAGACGACGGCGCGGGCGACGAGCTGGGGCCTGAATGCCCTGATTCTGGGTCTGGCGGTGCCGCCGGTGCGCTGGCTGCTCGAAACCGCGGTGCTGCCCAAGCCGGGCGAGGGCCCAAGCGAGAAGGCGCAGCTGGAAGGCGGGTTCGACATCGTATTCCGCGGCACGACCGCCAAGGGCGAGACGATCGCCTGCCGGGTGACGGGTGATCGCGACCCCGGCTATGGATCCACCGCCAAGATGCTGTCACAGGCCGCGGCGTGTCTTGCCCGCGACGTGGCGGACGATGTTCCGGGAGGGTTCTGGACGCCGGCGACGCTGCTGGGCGACAGGCTGATCGAGCGGCTGCAGGCCGATGCCGGGCTTACGTTCGAGCTGCTGGAATAG
- a CDS encoding L,D-transpeptidase family protein has protein sequence MTRSALLGLALAGLAVAGSASAHAASWRIAQAQELRQWIAAAPQDALPVLDTAELDTALREGPGPALDLSARTLALKLAAMHLLGASPANQKAGWQIPDTDAQTDLGQGLDQALASDSLARFLTGLRPAHRDYAALRAAYAIESDPDRKAVIARNMERWRWMPRELGVNHLLVNAAFFEARLTRQGKPDRTWRVIVGKTATPTPVFATQITGVNLNPWWNIPASIVREKGGRFAASQGYVQTGGQWRQKPGPGNALGQMKLVMPNPFSVYIHDTPSKTLFARETRAFSHGCVRIDDAVGFATVLLEGSKTSAEVAAAVKAGNSVTFDLANPIPVYLAYFTAAPAADGTIAFSPDIYRRDSRIALAAKTGVPCRG, from the coding sequence ATGACAAGGTCGGCGCTGCTCGGCCTGGCGTTGGCAGGGCTGGCGGTTGCAGGCTCGGCATCGGCGCATGCGGCGTCCTGGCGGATCGCGCAGGCGCAGGAACTGCGCCAGTGGATCGCCGCCGCGCCGCAGGATGCGCTTCCGGTTCTGGACACCGCAGAGCTCGACACCGCGCTGCGCGAAGGGCCGGGCCCGGCGCTCGACCTGAGTGCACGCACGCTCGCGCTGAAGCTCGCCGCGATGCATCTGCTGGGCGCTTCGCCTGCAAACCAGAAGGCCGGCTGGCAGATCCCCGATACCGATGCGCAGACCGACCTGGGTCAGGGGCTCGACCAGGCGCTTGCCAGCGACAGCCTCGCCAGGTTCCTCACCGGCCTGCGTCCCGCGCACCGCGACTATGCCGCCCTGCGCGCCGCTTATGCCATCGAGAGCGACCCGGACCGCAAGGCGGTAATCGCCCGCAACATGGAACGCTGGCGCTGGATGCCGCGGGAACTGGGCGTGAACCATCTGCTGGTCAACGCCGCGTTCTTCGAGGCGCGGCTGACGCGGCAGGGCAAGCCCGACCGGACATGGCGCGTCATTGTCGGCAAGACCGCAACCCCGACCCCGGTGTTCGCGACCCAGATCACCGGCGTCAACCTCAACCCCTGGTGGAACATCCCGGCGAGCATCGTTCGCGAAAAGGGCGGGCGCTTTGCGGCAAGCCAGGGATATGTCCAGACGGGCGGGCAATGGCGGCAGAAGCCCGGCCCCGGCAACGCGCTCGGGCAGATGAAGCTGGTGATGCCCAATCCCTTTAGCGTCTATATCCACGACACCCCCAGCAAGACGCTGTTCGCCAGGGAGACCCGCGCCTTCAGCCATGGCTGCGTGCGGATCGACGATGCGGTCGGATTTGCCACCGTTCTGCTCGAAGGCAGCAAGACCAGCGCCGAGGTCGCCGCAGCGGTCAAGGCGGGCAATTCGGTGACCTTCGATCTGGCGAACCCGATCCCGGTATACCTCGCCTATTTCACCGCCGCGCCCGCTGCCGACGGCACGATCGCGTTCAGCCCGGACATCTATCGCCGCGACAGCCGAATCGCGCTCGCCGCGAAAACGGGCGTGCCCTGCCGGGGCTGA
- a CDS encoding M13 family metallopeptidase produces MVKSILLASAALIALAAAPVSAHETDGKGPEIDLLIEGEASAEAPLAGTPDAEGITTTARDYWGNWGIDTTVMNPAVKPGDDFYAYVNGKWLDSFEMPADRTRYGAFTLLAEKSEQRVRKIIDELAATKPDPKTGAGKVAAFYNSYLDTSAIDAAGLAPAQPYLDKIKAAKTREDLAKLFGAPGFRSPVAGFVDIDSKQTDTYIFQVTQAGLGLPDRDYYLVDSEANLKIRAGYMQYLTFLMGKAGYADPAATAQTVYDLEKQIATAHWDRAVGRNRNLTYNKLTKAEMVALGGGFPVETFMKAIGVDGQQDFVVRQLTPTAEELAAEKLTPEQAAKLGSGIGGLFTLANTAPIAAWQAWLAAGFLSSNASVLPSDIDEANFAFYGKVLGGQQKQRERWQRGVAAVEGTMGEIVGKIYADRYFPAENKAAMDELVGNLRKAMAANLDDITWMGDATKVEARDKLAKFTPKIGYTEKFETYDSLAIAPGKALDNVIAATTWGYKDNISKLGKPIDKTEWFMLPQTVNAYYSPPRNEIVFPAAILQPPFFNLTADPAVNYGAIGGVIGHEMGHGFDDQGSKSDGDGVLRDWWTPEDQANFKKLTSALVAQYSALCPLDDGKTCVNGALTLGENIGDVGGLSMAYRAYKIHLNGKEDKVIDGLTGDQRFFMAWAQVWRNKSREEFLRQQLQTDSHSPANYRANGTVRNFDEWYKAFDVKPGDALYLPPEKRIRIW; encoded by the coding sequence ATGGTAAAATCGATTCTGCTGGCATCGGCAGCGCTCATCGCGCTGGCGGCGGCACCTGTCAGCGCGCACGAAACCGATGGCAAGGGCCCGGAAATCGACCTGCTGATCGAAGGCGAAGCGTCCGCCGAAGCGCCGCTGGCCGGCACCCCCGATGCCGAGGGCATCACCACCACCGCACGTGATTACTGGGGCAACTGGGGCATCGACACCACCGTGATGAACCCGGCGGTCAAGCCCGGCGATGACTTCTACGCCTATGTCAACGGCAAGTGGCTCGACAGCTTCGAAATGCCCGCCGATCGTACCCGCTATGGCGCGTTCACGCTGCTCGCCGAAAAGTCCGAGCAGCGCGTGCGCAAGATCATCGACGAGCTCGCCGCTACCAAGCCCGATCCGAAGACCGGCGCAGGCAAGGTTGCCGCTTTCTACAATTCCTATCTCGATACCTCAGCGATCGACGCGGCGGGCCTTGCCCCTGCCCAGCCCTATCTCGACAAGATCAAGGCGGCCAAGACCCGCGAAGACCTTGCCAAATTGTTCGGCGCGCCCGGCTTCCGCAGCCCGGTGGCAGGCTTTGTCGATATCGATTCCAAGCAGACCGACACCTATATCTTCCAGGTCACCCAGGCGGGCCTGGGCCTGCCCGACCGCGACTATTATCTCGTCGACAGCGAGGCGAACCTGAAGATCCGCGCCGGATACATGCAGTATCTGACCTTCCTGATGGGCAAGGCAGGCTATGCCGATCCGGCAGCCACCGCGCAGACGGTCTATGATCTGGAAAAGCAGATCGCGACCGCGCATTGGGACCGCGCTGTCGGCCGCAACCGCAACCTTACCTACAACAAGCTCACCAAGGCCGAGATGGTGGCATTGGGCGGCGGCTTCCCGGTCGAGACCTTCATGAAGGCGATCGGCGTCGACGGCCAGCAGGACTTCGTCGTCCGCCAGCTCACCCCGACCGCCGAGGAACTCGCCGCCGAAAAGCTGACCCCCGAACAGGCGGCGAAGCTCGGCAGCGGCATCGGCGGGCTGTTCACGCTCGCCAACACCGCGCCGATCGCGGCCTGGCAGGCCTGGCTTGCAGCCGGTTTCCTCTCGAGCAACGCCAGCGTGCTGCCCTCGGATATCGATGAGGCCAATTTCGCATTCTACGGCAAGGTGCTGGGCGGCCAGCAGAAGCAGCGCGAGCGCTGGCAGCGGGGTGTCGCCGCGGTCGAAGGCACGATGGGCGAGATCGTCGGCAAGATCTATGCGGACCGCTATTTCCCCGCGGAAAACAAGGCCGCGATGGACGAGCTGGTCGGCAATCTGCGCAAGGCGATGGCGGCGAACCTCGACGACATCACCTGGATGGGCGATGCCACCAAGGTGGAGGCGCGCGACAAGCTCGCCAAGTTCACCCCCAAGATCGGCTATACCGAAAAGTTCGAGACCTATGACAGCCTGGCGATCGCGCCTGGCAAGGCGCTCGACAATGTCATCGCCGCGACCACCTGGGGCTACAAGGACAACATCTCCAAGCTGGGCAAGCCGATCGACAAGACCGAATGGTTCATGCTGCCGCAGACGGTGAATGCGTATTACTCGCCGCCGCGCAACGAGATCGTCTTTCCCGCCGCGATCCTGCAGCCGCCGTTCTTCAACCTGACCGCGGACCCGGCGGTGAATTATGGCGCGATCGGCGGGGTCATCGGCCATGAAATGGGCCATGGCTTTGACGATCAGGGCTCCAAGTCGGATGGCGACGGCGTGCTCCGCGATTGGTGGACGCCGGAGGATCAGGCCAACTTCAAGAAGCTGACCAGCGCGCTGGTCGCCCAGTACAGCGCCCTGTGCCCGCTCGACGACGGCAAGACCTGCGTCAACGGCGCGCTGACCCTGGGCGAGAACATCGGCGATGTCGGCGGTCTGTCGATGGCGTATCGCGCCTACAAGATCCACCTGAACGGCAAGGAGGACAAGGTGATCGACGGGCTGACCGGCGACCAGCGCTTCTTCATGGCCTGGGCACAGGTGTGGCGCAACAAGTCGCGCGAAGAGTTCCTGCGCCAGCAGCTGCAGACGGACTCGCACTCGCCCGCCAATTACCGCGCCAACGGCACCGTCCGCAATTTCGACGAGTGGTACAAGGCATTCGACGTCAAGCCGGGCGACGCATTGTACCTGCCGCCCGAAAAGCGCATCCGCATCTGGTGA
- a CDS encoding SDR family oxidoreductase, with the protein MSIPPNPIRHAVVTAGAANIGLAIAHVFADAGWKVSICDVDPAALDSACDGHLGLSGYCVDVADPVAVEAFAASMGPVDVLVNNAGIAGPIGGIETNAPDEWARCFAVNVQGAFHMIRAVVPGMKNVGSGAIINISTASAVTGLPGRTAYVASKWALEGMTRNLARELGPDGIRVNAIRPGFMDTERMRMLMGRAAEARGLAVPEVEAEALGFISLRTKIQPSEIGDMALFLASAAARHVTGQIIGVDGNCEWEG; encoded by the coding sequence ATGAGCATTCCACCGAACCCGATCAGGCACGCGGTGGTCACCGCGGGCGCAGCGAACATCGGCCTTGCCATCGCGCACGTCTTTGCGGATGCTGGCTGGAAGGTCAGCATCTGCGATGTCGACCCGGCGGCGCTCGACAGCGCGTGTGACGGGCATCTGGGACTTTCGGGTTACTGCGTCGACGTTGCCGATCCGGTCGCGGTGGAGGCTTTTGCGGCCTCGATGGGGCCGGTCGACGTGCTGGTGAACAACGCCGGGATCGCAGGGCCGATCGGCGGGATCGAGACCAACGCGCCCGACGAATGGGCGCGCTGCTTTGCGGTCAACGTGCAGGGCGCGTTCCACATGATCCGCGCAGTGGTTCCCGGGATGAAGAACGTCGGCAGCGGCGCGATCATCAACATCTCGACGGCATCGGCGGTCACCGGGCTTCCCGGGCGCACCGCTTATGTCGCATCGAAATGGGCGCTGGAGGGGATGACCCGCAATCTGGCGCGTGAGCTTGGCCCCGATGGCATCCGCGTCAATGCGATCCGCCCGGGTTTCATGGACACCGAACGGATGCGAATGCTGATGGGGCGGGCGGCCGAAGCGCGTGGGCTGGCCGTGCCTGAGGTCGAGGCCGAGGCGCTGGGCTTCATCTCGCTGAGGACCAAGATCCAGCCGTCGGAAATCGGCGACATGGCGCTGTTTCTGGCATCGGCCGCGGCGCGGCACGTCACCGGGCAAATCATCGGCGTCGATGGCAATTGCGAATGGGAAGGCTGA
- a CDS encoding hydantoinase B/oxoprolinase family protein, with translation MTSPSFNGAQMAVLRSRLDGVVRAMSNTLLRTGRSGVLNRARDFSCCILTHDGELITAADSLPIHVLSGPDLMVKSVKDFHPVQKPGDAFLHNSPYHGCSHPADLSVIAPVFDPEGRHRFTLLAKAHQADIGNSQPTTYMGEATDVYNEGALIFPAVQVQRDWQDIDDIIRMCKVRIRVPHQWHGDYLSTVGAVRVGERNLTALAEDIGWDRLEAFAGEWFDYSEARMAEAIAALPAGQVSGSSTHDPFPGLPAEGVKITSHITVDPAAGRVTVDLADNPDCMPCGMNLSEACARTAAMIGVFNSIDYQVPKNAGSFRRIDVRLREGCIAGIPIHPFSCSAATTNIADRVANSVQTALAGLQDGIGMAEVGAVIAPSAGVVSGIDPRSGKAFVNQVFLGMSGGAASPVADAWWTVGHVGNAGLCCIDGVEHAEIVQPILVHRRAFVPDSEGAGRTNGAPSTVIEFGPVGGAIDIGYLSDGHVNAPVGVRGGGSGGGADQHIIHVDGSSERLAACAQVHVEDGERVLAVSCGGGGYGSPFERPAETVLRDMAEGLISAERARSIYGVVALPDGRLDGLATRQLREHNS, from the coding sequence ATGACTTCGCCCAGCTTCAACGGCGCGCAAATGGCGGTGCTGCGCAGCCGTCTCGATGGCGTGGTGCGCGCGATGTCGAACACGTTGCTGCGCACCGGGCGATCGGGAGTGCTCAACCGTGCGCGCGATTTCTCGTGCTGCATCCTCACCCATGACGGCGAGCTCATCACCGCCGCCGACAGCCTGCCGATCCACGTGCTGTCCGGGCCCGATCTGATGGTCAAGTCGGTGAAAGACTTCCACCCGGTCCAGAAGCCGGGCGATGCCTTCCTGCACAATTCGCCTTATCACGGCTGCTCGCACCCCGCCGACCTCTCTGTGATCGCACCGGTTTTCGATCCCGAGGGGCGGCACCGCTTCACCCTGCTCGCCAAGGCGCACCAGGCTGATATCGGCAACTCGCAGCCCACGACCTATATGGGCGAGGCGACCGACGTGTATAACGAGGGCGCGCTGATCTTCCCCGCCGTGCAGGTGCAGCGCGACTGGCAGGACATCGACGACATCATCCGCATGTGCAAGGTGCGCATCCGCGTGCCGCACCAGTGGCATGGCGATTACCTCTCGACCGTCGGTGCAGTCCGCGTCGGCGAGCGCAACCTGACCGCCCTGGCCGAGGACATCGGCTGGGACCGGCTCGAGGCGTTCGCCGGGGAGTGGTTCGACTATTCGGAAGCGCGGATGGCCGAGGCGATCGCGGCATTGCCCGCAGGCCAGGTCAGCGGCAGCTCGACGCATGATCCTTTCCCCGGGCTTCCCGCCGAGGGGGTCAAGATCACCTCGCACATCACCGTCGATCCGGCAGCGGGCCGGGTGACGGTGGACCTTGCCGACAATCCCGATTGCATGCCCTGCGGCATGAACCTGTCCGAAGCCTGCGCGCGCACCGCCGCGATGATCGGGGTGTTCAACAGCATCGACTATCAGGTACCCAAGAACGCAGGCTCGTTCCGGCGGATCGACGTACGTTTGCGCGAAGGGTGCATCGCGGGCATCCCGATCCATCCGTTCTCGTGCTCGGCAGCCACCACCAACATCGCCGACCGCGTCGCCAACTCGGTGCAGACCGCGCTCGCCGGGCTGCAGGATGGCATCGGCATGGCCGAGGTCGGCGCGGTGATCGCGCCTTCGGCCGGCGTCGTCTCTGGGATCGACCCACGCAGCGGCAAGGCGTTCGTCAACCAGGTGTTCCTGGGCATGAGCGGCGGGGCTGCAAGCCCGGTCGCCGATGCGTGGTGGACGGTGGGGCATGTCGGCAACGCCGGGCTGTGCTGCATCGACGGGGTCGAGCATGCCGAGATCGTCCAGCCCATTCTCGTCCACCGGCGCGCGTTCGTGCCAGACAGCGAGGGCGCGGGCCGCACCAATGGCGCGCCATCGACAGTCATCGAGTTCGGTCCCGTGGGCGGTGCGATCGACATCGGCTATCTGTCCGACGGCCACGTCAACGCGCCGGTGGGCGTGCGTGGCGGTGGATCGGGCGGTGGTGCGGACCAGCATATCATCCATGTCGACGGCAGCAGCGAGCGGCTCGCCGCCTGTGCACAGGTGCATGTCGAGGACGGCGAGCGCGTGCTGGCGGTGTCGTGCGGCGGCGGTGGCTACGGATCACCCTTCGAGCGGCCAGCCGAGACGGTGCTGCGCGACATGGCCGAAGGACTGATCAGCGCCGAGCGGGCGCGCAGCATCTACGGGGTCGTCGCGCTGCCGGACGGGCGGCTTGACGGTCTTGCGACACGGCAATTGCGGGAGCACAATTCATGA
- a CDS encoding carboxymuconolactone decarboxylase family protein, which translates to MARIKSLTLEELAERGIDTSPFLADFAELPGSITTLGYRPDILQATLGLWTAIMGAGRVAADLKYMAGYLASMAAGCQYCSAHTASNAAHSGASVEKIAAIWDYERSPLFSQAERAALSFAVLAGQSPSGVTDAAMAQLAVHFDEQQIVELLAVIALYGFFNRWNDSLATKLEETPRRFGEAHLAGQGWQIGNHAG; encoded by the coding sequence ATGGCACGCATCAAATCGCTGACCCTCGAGGAACTCGCCGAGCGCGGAATCGACACCAGCCCGTTTCTCGCCGATTTCGCCGAGCTGCCCGGCAGCATCACCACGCTGGGCTACCGGCCCGATATCCTGCAGGCCACGCTTGGTCTTTGGACAGCGATCATGGGGGCAGGGCGCGTGGCAGCCGATCTCAAGTACATGGCGGGCTATCTCGCCAGCATGGCCGCAGGCTGCCAATATTGTTCGGCGCACACCGCAAGCAACGCGGCGCACAGCGGCGCTTCGGTCGAGAAGATCGCGGCGATCTGGGATTATGAGCGCAGCCCGCTGTTCTCGCAAGCCGAACGCGCCGCGCTATCCTTTGCGGTGCTTGCCGGACAGTCCCCCTCCGGAGTGACCGATGCAGCGATGGCGCAACTGGCCGTGCATTTCGACGAGCAACAGATCGTCGAACTGCTCGCGGTCATCGCGCTCTACGGCTTTTTCAACCGCTGGAACGACAGCCTCGCGACCAAGCTCGAAGAGACTCCCCGCCGGTTCGGCGAAGCCCATCTGGCAGGTCAGGGGTGGCAAATCGGCAACCACGCCGGATGA
- a CDS encoding murein L,D-transpeptidase catalytic domain family protein — MKLTRRHFIGALGLGAAGLGVDGLGAPRAFAAVRTDAAPGLLAKARAALDAHGAKVPHRDVVGLVDFAAPSGKPRFQVIDLGSGRIVSSNLVAHGRGSDPANTGFVQRFSNEPGSNASSAGSFLVGESYVGKYGRSRRLHGLDPQNDLAFDRAIVIHSADYVSQTMASTSGRVGRSFGCFTVSHSDIAMVLAQLGPGRLLFSAR; from the coding sequence ATGAAACTGACACGACGCCACTTTATCGGAGCGCTGGGGCTGGGGGCAGCCGGGCTTGGGGTAGACGGGCTGGGCGCGCCGCGCGCCTTTGCCGCCGTTCGCACCGATGCCGCTCCGGGTCTGCTCGCCAAGGCCAGGGCGGCGCTCGACGCCCATGGCGCCAAGGTACCGCACCGCGACGTTGTCGGCCTCGTCGATTTTGCCGCACCTTCGGGCAAGCCGCGCTTTCAGGTCATCGATCTTGGCAGCGGGCGGATCGTGTCGAGCAACCTTGTGGCGCATGGGCGCGGGTCTGACCCCGCCAACACCGGCTTCGTGCAGCGATTCTCGAACGAACCGGGATCGAATGCCTCGTCCGCAGGCAGCTTTCTGGTGGGCGAGAGCTATGTCGGCAAATATGGCCGCTCGCGGCGGTTGCACGGGCTCGATCCGCAAAACGACCTGGCGTTCGATCGCGCCATCGTGATCCACAGCGCCGATTATGTCAGCCAGACCATGGCGAGCACATCGGGCAGGGTGGGGCGCAGTTTCGGCTGCTTCACCGTCTCGCACAGCGATATCGCCATGGTGCTGGCGCAGCTGGGGCCGGGACGGCTGCTGTTCTCCGCGCGCTAG